A genome region from Hylaeus volcanicus isolate JK05 unplaced genomic scaffold, UHH_iyHylVolc1.0_haploid 11870, whole genome shotgun sequence includes the following:
- the LOC128882465 gene encoding uncharacterized protein LOC128882465, with protein sequence MGKKYEMDCNSDNYGNQLFFNAERQVCDYGWNVTPENDLLEKCPPAGSSQTLRLAHECNCFKHYECHNGEAIGKTCQPGQMFDYILKKCVPAEKAMCKSGSSRMSPIGFETDIPSIFQCPPKGSHETKLIPHECFCNVYFRCEDGNAVREECPPGQDFDYEKQKCGLKEDVKCRRPIGTTPTTKTTTNTTTLKRDLLCNPGLRVPHECHCNEYYECAMNGLKQYLRKCEQGYNYDYERKVCDITSRAKCWRGHCVPDELLPHEYDCGKYYKCGPTGEKVVSQKCAEGYLFDCDLKTCVPQNRLGRCCVVIPPYALKQEDNEFLGDVL encoded by the coding sequence ATGggtaaaaagtatgaaatggACTGCAATTCGGATAACTATGGCAATCAACTGTTCTTCAACGCGGAGCGACAAGTCTGTGATTATGGGTGGAACGTGACACCTGAGAACGATCTCTTAGAGAAGTGTCCACCAGCAGGATCATCCCAGACCCTACGTTTGGCTCACGAGTGTAACTGTTTCAAACATTACGAATGCCATAACGGAGAAGCAATCGGAAAAACCTGCCAGCCCGGTCAGATGTTTGATTATATTCTTAAGAAATGTGTTCCGGCTGAAAAAGCGATGTGTAAATCTGGTTCCAGTCGAATGTCTCCTATAGGATTTGAGACAGATATACCTTCCATATTTCAATGTCCACCGAAAGGTTCTCATGAAACTAAGTTAATACCACACGAATGCttttgtaatgtatatttcCGTTGCGAAGACGGAAATGCAGTTCGTGAGGAATGTCCACCTGGTCAAGATTTTGACTATGAGAAACAAAAGTGCGGCTTAAAGGAAGATGTTAAATGCAGAAGACCTATAGGCACTACTCCGACGACCAAGACCACTACAAATACCACAACTCTAAAACGCGACCTGTTGTGTAATCCAGGACTACGTGTACCTCACGAGTGCCATTGTAACGAGTATTACGAATGCGCAATGAACGGACTTAAACAATACCTTAGAAAGTGTGAACAGGGAtacaattacgattacgaGAGGAAGGTGTGCGATATCACGTCGCGCGCCAAATGTTGGAGAGGTCATTGTGTACCAGATGAATTATTGCCCCACGAGTATGATTGTGGCAAGTACTATAAGTGTGGACCGACAGGAGAAAAAGTAGTTAGTCAGAAATGCGCAGAAggatatttattcgattgtgACCTGAAGACATGTGTTCCACAAAACAGATTAGGGCGCTGCTGTGTTGTAATTCCTCCTTATGCATTGAAACAAGAAGATAATGAGTTTTTAGGAGACGTACTGTGA